The following proteins are encoded in a genomic region of Brachypodium distachyon strain Bd21 chromosome 1, Brachypodium_distachyon_v3.0, whole genome shotgun sequence:
- the LOC100825572 gene encoding protein DETOXIFICATION 40 produces the protein MAAAEGKLESPLLTSLQPSAGSGGSDGGHGASRQLESILSDESVPWGRRMCAATAVELRMLIRLAAPAVLVYMINYLMSMSTQIFSGHLGTLELAAASLGNTGIQVFAYGLMLGMGSAVETLCGQAYGASKFDMLGIYMQRSTVLLMATGVPLAVLYAFSRPILVLLGESPEIARAAAIFVYGLIPQIFAYAANFPIQKFMQAQSIMAPSAYISAATLAVHLVLSYLVVYKFGLGLLGASLMLSVSWWIIVIAQFVYIVTSSRCRLTWTGFSLQAFSGLPEFFKLSLASAVMLCLETWYFQILVLIAGLLKDPEMALASLSVCMTISGWVFMISVGFNAAASVRVSNELGAGNPKSAAFSVVVVTMLSFVLTSIISVVILLCRDYISYIYTDGDDVAQAVSKLTPLLALTLILNGIQPVLSGVAVGCGWQAFVAYVNVGCYYVVGIPLGCLLGFYFDLGAAGIWSGMIGGTLMQTLILVWVTFRTNWNKEVAESMKRLHKWEGKTPLLAGQE, from the exons ATGGCTGCGGCGGAGGGCAAGCTGGAGAGCCCTTTGCTGACATCGCTGCAGCCGTcggcgggcagcggcggcagcgatggAGGGCACGGGGCGAGCCGGCAGCTGGAGAGCATCCTGAGCGACGAGTCGGTGCCGTGGGGGCGGCGGATGTgtgcggcgacggcggtggagCTGCGGATGCTGATCCGGCTGGCGGCGCCCGCCGTGCTGGTCTACATGATCAACTACCTCATGTCCATGTCCACGCAGATCTTCTCCGGCCACCTCGGCACgctcgagctcgccgccgcctccctcggcAACACCGGAATCCAGGTCTTCGCATACGGACTCATG CTGGGAATGGGGAGCGCGGTGGAGACGCTGTGCGGGCAGGCGTACGGCGCGAGCAAGTTCGACATGCTGGGCATCTACATGCAACGCTCCACGGTCCTGCTCATGGCAACGGGCGTCCCGCTGGCGGTGCTCTACGCCTTCTCGCGCCCGATCCTCGTCCTCCTGGGCGAGTCCCCCGAGatcgcccgcgccgcggccaTCTTCGTCTACGGCCTCATCCCGCAGATCTTCGCCTACGCGGCAAACTTCCCCATCCAGAAGTTCATGCAGGCGCAGAGCATCATGGCGCCCAGCGCCTACATCTCCGCCGCCACGCTCGCCGTCCATCTCGTCCTCAGCTACCTCGTCGTCTACAAGTTTGGGCTGGGGCTCCTGGGCGCCTCGCTCATGCTCAGCGTCAGCTGGTGGATCATTGTTATCGCGCAGTTCGTCTACATCGTCACCAGCAGCCGGTGCCGGCTCACATGGACCGGGTTCTCCCTGCAGGCGTTTTCTGGTCTGCCCGAGTTCTTCAAGCTGTCGCTTGCCTCTGCCGTCATGCTCTGCCTTGAGACTTGGTACTTCCAGATCCTCGTGCTCATTGCTGGCCTCCTCAAAGACCCCGAAATGGCCCTCGCCTCCCTCTCTGTCTG CATGACCATTTCAGGCTGGGTCTTCATGATCTCAGTTGGATTCAACGCAGCAGCCAG TGTGAGGGTGAGTAATGAGCTTGGCGCCGGCAACCCCAAGTCTGCAGCCTTCTCCGTTGTGGTGGTGACGATGCTGTCCTTCGTCCTGACTTCCATAATCTCAGTGGTCATCCTGCTCTGCCGTGACTACATCAGCTACATCTACACTGACGGGGACGACGTGGCGCAGGCCGTGTCCAAGCTGACGCCACTGCTGGCGCTCACCCTTATCCTCAACGGCATCCAGCCGGTCCTCTCAG GTGTGGCCGTGGGCTGTGGGTGGCAAGCATTCGTTGCCTACGTCAACGTCGGCTGCTACTATGTTGTCGGAATCCCCCTCGGATGTCTCCTCGGCTTCTACTTTGACCTTGGCGCCGCG GGCATATGGAGCGGTATGATTGGAGGTACCTTGATGCAGACCTTGATCCTCGTGTGGGTTACCTTCAGGACAAACTGGAACAAAGAG GTGGCCGAATCCATGAAAAGACTGCACAAGTGGGAAGGCAAGACACCTCTATTAGCAGGCCAAGAATGA